From Shewanella psychrophila, a single genomic window includes:
- a CDS encoding glycosyltransferase family 4 protein: protein MEKICFALHRFRADKKEAMSKNFVNLVEGISQKGEKVVTYTPIDFITVAKVEKFFYRSTSRYSSLAESVNNLWLICRDINRNHLDYKFINFHIATPVESFLLTVFLCRSAIKKTVVSIWQSYLTFDELKGNFKYFFSNSIKYLHILIGNSFACSFLYTLSLKQFHKVIVHCEYQRKQLVVHGVNDITLIRNGVFSLNDFPIDVLPDTKVQSDDFVLLYLGHAKASKGVNTLIELAASLEASKALEFTLILALSGFGEKKHLCRLVKHANLEHRVCFKDEVSVLEEMTNADLLLLPLRTCVGTSLMPNVIIEAMSLGLPVAVPSYPELQELVSLGENAFELDISDIDSTSRMISTLSKNRSLLEKVARSQKMRIRDGMTLDNFVDGYFQSLT from the coding sequence ATGGAAAAAATATGCTTTGCCTTGCATCGGTTCCGTGCGGATAAGAAAGAGGCCATGAGTAAAAATTTTGTCAACCTGGTGGAAGGCATCTCCCAGAAAGGTGAGAAGGTGGTCACCTATACACCGATAGATTTTATAACTGTAGCGAAAGTTGAAAAGTTTTTCTATCGCTCTACCAGTAGATATTCCTCTCTAGCCGAGTCGGTAAACAATTTGTGGTTAATATGTAGGGATATTAATCGAAATCATCTCGACTATAAGTTTATTAACTTTCATATAGCGACGCCGGTGGAGTCCTTTCTGTTAACGGTGTTCCTGTGTCGCTCAGCGATAAAAAAAACTGTGGTTTCTATTTGGCAGTCTTATCTGACTTTTGATGAACTTAAAGGTAATTTTAAATACTTTTTTTCAAACTCGATAAAGTACTTACATATATTGATAGGGAATTCTTTTGCCTGTTCTTTTCTGTATACCTTGTCTTTAAAGCAATTTCACAAAGTCATCGTTCACTGTGAGTACCAGCGTAAGCAGTTGGTAGTCCATGGCGTTAATGACATTACTTTGATCCGAAACGGAGTATTTTCTCTTAATGATTTTCCTATCGATGTCTTGCCTGACACGAAAGTACAAAGTGATGATTTTGTACTACTCTATCTAGGACATGCTAAAGCTTCTAAGGGAGTCAATACTCTGATCGAGTTGGCGGCTTCTTTGGAAGCTAGTAAAGCGTTAGAGTTTACACTGATATTGGCCTTGAGCGGCTTTGGCGAAAAGAAACATCTTTGCCGATTAGTAAAACACGCAAATTTAGAGCATAGGGTATGCTTTAAAGATGAGGTGAGTGTGCTGGAGGAGATGACCAATGCTGACTTATTGTTATTGCCGCTGCGTACTTGTGTTGGAACAAGTTTGATGCCCAATGTCATCATAGAAGCTATGTCATTAGGTTTACCAGTCGCTGTGCCAAGCTATCCAGAGTTACAAGAGCTTGTTAGCTTAGGGGAAAATGCCTTTGAACTGGATATCTCTGATATAGATTCCACTAGTAGGATGATTTCGACTTTATCGAAAAACAGAAGTTTACTTGAAAAGGTAGCACGCTCCCAAAAAATGCGGATCAGAGACGGTATGACGTTAGACAATTTTGTGGACGGTTACTTTCAATCTTTAACTTAG
- a CDS encoding glycosyltransferase family 2 protein, with protein sequence MRIISLIAPCYNEDSVIEQYYRRICSVAEKYKEYEFEFVVVDDASVDQSLAILDRLAQSDPRLKVIHLASNVGHQTALFAGIESASGDINVTLDIDLQDPPELLSEFLAKIDLGFDVVHAQRKSRRGETPFKLISAKLFYQIIKHTSKVKIIKDCGDFRAFTKPVRLTIIRFREKHKFLRGLFVLVGFEQTIIQYERCARYGGETKYTLLKMTNLAVDAMLNFSQFPIRLMFIVSSLMWSLGFIYLIKAMFSRFVFGTAIEGWTSIIFFQVLFTGVLLFFIALLGAYIGRIYEQGQSRPLYWIRYTKNIDQDNDG encoded by the coding sequence ATGCGGATAATCAGCCTGATAGCGCCTTGTTACAACGAAGACTCAGTGATAGAACAGTACTACCGGAGGATATGCTCCGTCGCTGAAAAGTATAAAGAGTATGAGTTTGAGTTTGTGGTTGTCGATGATGCCAGTGTCGATCAGAGTCTGGCCATATTAGACAGGCTAGCTCAGAGCGACCCACGTTTGAAAGTGATTCATCTGGCATCTAACGTCGGCCATCAAACGGCGCTTTTTGCAGGTATAGAAAGTGCTTCAGGTGATATCAATGTGACCTTAGATATAGACCTTCAGGATCCGCCGGAACTCTTATCTGAATTTTTGGCTAAAATCGATCTTGGCTTTGATGTTGTCCATGCACAACGTAAATCGAGAAGGGGTGAGACTCCCTTTAAGCTTATCTCAGCTAAACTGTTTTACCAGATCATTAAACATACATCTAAAGTGAAAATAATCAAAGATTGTGGGGACTTCAGAGCATTTACTAAACCAGTTAGACTAACAATAATTAGGTTCAGAGAGAAACATAAGTTTTTACGTGGGCTGTTCGTATTAGTTGGATTTGAACAAACGATTATTCAGTATGAACGTTGTGCTCGTTATGGAGGGGAAACTAAATATACCTTGCTTAAAATGACCAATTTAGCAGTCGATGCCATGTTAAATTTTTCTCAGTTTCCCATAAGGTTGATGTTTATTGTATCGAGTTTAATGTGGTCTCTTGGCTTTATATATCTGATTAAGGCCATGTTTAGCCGTTTTGTTTTCGGGACAGCGATAGAGGGCTGGACATCAATCATTTTCTTTCAGGTCTTATTCACCGGAGTGTTACTCTTTTTTATCGCCTTGCTCGGTGCCTATATTGGTCGAATATACGAACAGGGGCAATCTAGACCCTTGTATTGGATCCGGTATACCAAGAATATAGATCAAGACAATGATGGCTAA
- a CDS encoding DUF3570 domain-containing protein has translation MYEALSAASFALLGMTSSVAIAAETSPSDTDETDSPKIDAALLYYQEQDRVTVAEGIFNLKLPVGDKRVYEGKLVLDTLTGSSANGAVAQDERQTFTRPSGNGEYNIDAGIIPLDDTFKDTRVQISGNWAEIWSPDWSSNHGVYLSREYDYTSLGINSALERSFNKNNTQLSLGMAYYYDLVDPVGGRPVAMSKMVFRDDFESQAQFRTEFDKTREIASTDKQTVDLSVGLTQIINRYMLVQLSYNLSSLKGYMTDPYKVLSLVDASGTSEAYLYESRPDERLKQSLYLFSKHALSTGVTDLAYRYSSDDWGVSSHTFETRYRYKFTSSFFGQLHLRYYQQEAASFYRAFLNSGEVRPEFASADYRIGNMNTYTLGVKIGHTLIDGTKASYRLEYYQQDPYANGDQATGQLAHQELYPSLKAIIFQLGLSF, from the coding sequence ATTTACGAGGCTCTGTCGGCTGCCAGTTTTGCGCTTCTAGGGATGACTAGCTCGGTGGCCATTGCCGCTGAAACCAGCCCATCAGACACAGATGAGACGGATTCACCTAAAATAGATGCCGCCTTACTCTATTATCAGGAGCAGGACAGGGTGACGGTAGCCGAGGGGATTTTCAATCTTAAGTTACCTGTAGGCGATAAACGGGTTTACGAAGGCAAGTTAGTGCTCGATACCTTAACTGGCTCTTCGGCAAATGGCGCCGTGGCTCAGGATGAACGACAGACTTTTACCCGTCCGTCAGGCAATGGCGAGTATAATATTGATGCTGGTATTATCCCGTTAGATGATACTTTTAAAGACACTCGAGTGCAGATCAGTGGCAACTGGGCTGAGATATGGTCACCTGACTGGAGCAGTAATCATGGTGTTTATCTGTCGAGAGAATATGATTACACCTCCTTGGGTATTAACTCGGCACTGGAGCGCTCGTTTAACAAGAATAACACTCAACTTTCATTAGGTATGGCCTATTACTATGATTTGGTCGATCCCGTAGGCGGACGGCCCGTGGCCATGAGTAAGATGGTGTTTCGGGATGATTTTGAGTCTCAAGCCCAATTCAGAACTGAATTTGATAAGACTCGTGAGATAGCGAGTACCGATAAACAGACAGTGGATCTAAGTGTTGGCTTAACCCAGATAATTAATCGGTATATGTTAGTGCAGCTCAGCTATAACTTATCTTCTTTGAAAGGATACATGACTGATCCCTACAAGGTACTCAGCTTGGTTGATGCATCGGGAACCAGTGAGGCATACCTGTATGAGAGTAGGCCCGATGAACGTCTTAAGCAAAGTCTGTATTTGTTTAGTAAACACGCGTTATCTACCGGGGTGACAGATCTGGCTTATCGTTATAGTTCTGATGACTGGGGCGTGTCCTCTCATACGTTTGAGACCCGTTATAGATACAAGTTCACTTCATCTTTTTTTGGCCAGCTTCACCTGAGATATTACCAGCAAGAAGCGGCTAGCTTCTATCGGGCCTTCCTGAACTCAGGAGAAGTGCGACCTGAATTTGCGTCGGCAGATTATCGTATCGGTAACATGAATACTTATACCTTAGGAGTAAAAATAGGTCATACCTTAATTGATGGTACTAAGGCCAGCTACCGTCTGGAGTATTATCAACAAGATCCCTATGCTAACGGAGATCAAGCCACCGGCCAGTTGGCTCATCAAGAGTTGTATCCAAGTCTTAAGGCGATCATCTTTCAGTTGGGACTATCATTTTAA
- a CDS encoding class I SAM-dependent methyltransferase produces the protein MGGQYVHLSESLAIIGFLERVKNKKSLLDIPTGTGRMLVNLLGFKFDHLCAADYSDAMLSLCRIKYRDQKIHFTKQDIYRTSFDNEAFSCLLSSRFLFHSDTQDRVFKEYSRIICPGGFLIADTLSWSPRTWTQVFSTKLGGQLYTNSEQSIQQLAHNHDFSILGIKSLLILPSFFYNFMPQPILSFFIWLEGYWPKRWMTKRVWLFQKNP, from the coding sequence GTGGGTGGGCAGTACGTGCACTTGAGTGAATCATTAGCCATCATAGGCTTTCTTGAACGAGTGAAAAATAAAAAATCGCTATTAGATATTCCTACGGGTACGGGAAGAATGTTAGTCAATCTCCTCGGGTTTAAATTCGATCATCTGTGCGCTGCGGATTATTCCGATGCCATGTTATCACTATGTCGGATTAAGTATAGAGATCAAAAAATTCATTTTACTAAACAAGATATCTATCGTACTTCCTTCGATAACGAGGCATTCTCCTGCTTGTTATCCAGCCGTTTTTTATTTCATAGCGACACCCAAGATCGAGTGTTTAAAGAGTACTCGAGGATCATTTGTCCGGGAGGATTTCTTATTGCTGATACGCTCAGTTGGTCGCCGAGAACTTGGACCCAAGTATTTTCTACCAAACTGGGAGGTCAACTGTATACCAATAGTGAGCAAAGCATACAGCAACTCGCTCACAACCATGACTTTTCTATCTTAGGGATCAAGAGTCTGCTGATATTACCAAGTTTTTTTTATAATTTTATGCCGCAACCCATCCTATCCTTTTTCATCTGGTTAGAAGGTTATTGGCCAAAGCGATGGATGACCAAGCGAGTGTGGTTGTTTCAGAAAAATCCATAA
- a CDS encoding GGDEF domain-containing protein, whose product MSLFSFALFRSALFRVFFPLLLAVQLCLSSESLLILLSPYQNLISTFPYIMLSVVIFLSQPFNQGATGLVALLMVVSLYLIQNYVGIDDLTDIQRFTFCLLVFALPVNLFLIHFLPEKRLLSRFGINYLLFILFQVVWCWLLLEQLTNENVSWLWSAYLKPLPSLSSSPLLLIIISMALTLVSGFIVLFRNSNFDHTIFINLVFCTLALVFFDTPAIPAICFSLAATLLLLSIITSSHELAFIDQLTELQGRRALEIEMEHINGLYTIAMLDVDHFKQFNDSYGHRTGDEVLRLVAQIMKQTEGNASVFRYGGEEFIILFKGKNSNQCLPYLNELRSKIANYDLVIRDHHERPILDKDAKIYSQDVGEHKTVNITVSIGVADSINARTKRHDLGTDEVFKAADKALYRAKSGGRNRVTNLRFA is encoded by the coding sequence ATGTCATTATTTTCATTTGCACTATTCAGAAGTGCCTTGTTTCGCGTGTTTTTTCCGCTACTCTTGGCTGTGCAGCTGTGTTTGTCTAGCGAGTCATTATTAATATTACTGTCCCCCTATCAAAACTTAATATCAACCTTCCCTTACATCATGCTCTCCGTCGTCATCTTCTTAAGCCAACCTTTTAACCAGGGAGCAACAGGACTTGTGGCTCTCTTGATGGTTGTTAGCCTTTATTTGATACAAAACTATGTCGGTATTGACGACCTAACGGATATTCAGAGATTCACTTTCTGCTTATTGGTATTTGCTCTTCCTGTAAACCTATTTTTGATTCACTTTCTACCGGAAAAACGTTTGCTATCTCGATTTGGCATTAACTACCTACTATTCATTCTGTTTCAGGTAGTTTGGTGCTGGTTGCTGCTGGAGCAGCTCACCAATGAAAATGTCAGCTGGCTCTGGAGCGCATATCTTAAACCATTACCTTCATTGTCTTCATCACCGCTGCTACTGATCATCATCTCAATGGCTCTAACCTTAGTTAGCGGATTCATCGTCTTATTCAGAAACTCAAATTTTGACCACACCATCTTCATTAATCTAGTATTTTGTACTTTAGCCTTAGTCTTTTTTGATACCCCTGCCATTCCAGCAATATGCTTTTCATTAGCTGCGACACTACTACTGTTGAGTATTATCACTTCAAGTCATGAACTGGCATTTATCGATCAACTGACTGAATTACAAGGCCGTAGGGCATTAGAAATTGAAATGGAACACATAAACGGCCTTTACACTATAGCCATGCTAGATGTTGATCATTTCAAACAGTTTAACGACTCCTATGGACACAGAACCGGAGATGAAGTCTTGAGGCTAGTAGCACAAATAATGAAGCAGACAGAAGGAAATGCCTCAGTATTCAGGTATGGCGGCGAGGAGTTTATTATCTTGTTCAAGGGTAAAAACTCGAATCAATGTTTACCCTATCTCAATGAACTAAGGAGTAAGATAGCCAACTATGATCTGGTCATACGTGACCACCATGAAAGACCAATCCTTGATAAAGATGCCAAAATTTATAGCCAAGATGTAGGAGAACATAAAACCGTGAATATCACTGTCAGTATAGGCGTCGCGGACAGCATCAATGCCAGAACTAAACGACATGACCTAGGCACTGATGAAGTATTCAAGGCTGCAGATAAAGCCTTGTACCGGGCCAAGAGTGGCGGTAGGAACAGAGTGACAAACTTAAGGTTTGCCTGA
- a CDS encoding DUF4266 domain-containing protein — translation MMIIGTVQIKSAKNLPILVCLFLTACSSLGVEPWQRDQFAREDMALDSEKLDLTLDDHIYFSKEGTSGGRALAGGGCGCN, via the coding sequence ATGATGATAATCGGTACAGTGCAAATTAAATCAGCCAAAAACCTGCCGATCTTGGTCTGTTTATTTTTGACGGCCTGCTCGAGCCTAGGTGTGGAGCCTTGGCAGCGGGATCAGTTTGCTCGTGAAGATATGGCGCTGGACAGTGAAAAACTGGATTTGACTTTGGATGACCACATCTATTTCAGCAAAGAGGGCACGAGTGGTGGTCGGGCCCTCGCCGGGGGCGGTTGTGGCTGTAACTAA
- a CDS encoding GtrA family protein: protein MMAKFALVGVVNTLISYGFFSVLVYAGCHYLLASVMSYALGASVSYWLNAAYTFSVMRTTKGLFKFILLSTVAILFGMAVLHILIEFMFFSAYIAQACVVVLRFPLVYVLSHSLVFNLGLQKRKTD from the coding sequence ATGATGGCTAAGTTTGCTTTGGTTGGGGTAGTGAATACCTTGATAAGCTATGGTTTTTTCTCTGTACTTGTATATGCAGGCTGCCATTACTTATTGGCCTCTGTGATGTCTTATGCTCTGGGGGCATCTGTTAGCTATTGGCTGAATGCGGCTTATACATTTTCTGTGATGAGAACCACAAAGGGGCTGTTTAAATTTATATTGCTCAGTACGGTTGCCATCTTGTTTGGCATGGCAGTGCTGCATATTTTGATTGAATTTATGTTCTTTAGTGCCTATATAGCCCAAGCTTGTGTGGTGGTTTTACGGTTTCCTCTGGTCTATGTTTTGTCCCACTCTCTGGTTTTTAATCTAGGCTTACAGAAGAGAAAAACAGACTAG
- a CDS encoding FAD:protein FMN transferase, whose product MSGGLSLAPTSWGHLASFNAMASRCEVLIRTADRELAFLMAYQVMQETRRIEQKYSRFNHCSLLSRLNVNGGNWQNIDAETSALLVFSKQCFDASNGMFDITAGPILKLWDFGPDASLPCPASIENALTLVGFDKLIIETSRLFIPNGMSLDFGGIAKEYACDRAVSLLTLHYPQELALVNLGGDIACTSIAEKPWLVGIEDPFALDNHKSTISLIGGGLATSGHTRRFLLDKGRRYGHILNLNTGYPVEQAPLSVTVIAENCVMAGMLSTIAMLKGANAQPFMASQNVEFHICS is encoded by the coding sequence ATGAGTGGAGGTTTATCATTGGCTCCCACATCCTGGGGGCATCTGGCGAGCTTTAATGCCATGGCCAGTCGGTGTGAGGTGCTTATTCGCACAGCAGACAGAGAGCTGGCTTTTCTCATGGCCTATCAGGTTATGCAGGAAACACGGCGCATAGAACAAAAGTACAGTCGCTTCAACCACTGCAGTTTACTTAGTAGGCTTAATGTTAATGGGGGCAACTGGCAGAACATAGACGCCGAAACATCTGCGCTGTTAGTGTTCTCTAAGCAGTGCTTCGACGCCAGTAATGGTATGTTCGATATCACGGCGGGGCCCATATTGAAACTCTGGGACTTCGGGCCTGATGCAAGTTTGCCTTGTCCTGCATCCATTGAGAACGCACTGACACTCGTTGGATTTGACAAGCTGATTATAGAGACATCACGCTTGTTTATCCCTAATGGAATGAGCTTAGATTTTGGCGGTATTGCCAAGGAGTATGCCTGTGACAGGGCGGTGAGTCTGTTGACGCTTCATTATCCTCAGGAATTGGCTCTGGTTAATTTAGGTGGTGATATTGCATGTACTTCGATAGCCGAAAAGCCCTGGCTGGTGGGAATAGAAGATCCTTTTGCATTGGACAATCACAAATCTACCATTAGCTTAATTGGCGGAGGTCTGGCTACCAGTGGACATACCCGGCGTTTTTTACTGGATAAGGGCAGGCGATACGGGCATATATTAAACCTTAACACAGGCTATCCGGTGGAACAGGCACCTCTATCTGTGACGGTTATTGCTGAAAACTGTGTGATGGCAGGCATGTTATCCACCATAGCCATGTTAAAAGGCGCCAATGCACAGCCTTTTATGGCCAGTCAGAATGTTGAATTTCATATTTGCAGCTAG
- a CDS encoding TlpA disulfide reductase family protein has protein sequence MGSSIINWLTQWVKICLISSIFLQVNSLSAAPSLALSVQDANGQSYVLSQFSGELIYIDFWASWCGPCRKSFPWMNEMHHKYADQGLKIIAINLDNDMSLARQFLGQISADFTIAYDPDIQVAGQFNILGMPSSYLFDRQGKLVAKHVGFYSEHKADYEAEILYYLKQEQAEVHSEEK, from the coding sequence ATGGGATCGTCAATTATAAATTGGTTAACCCAATGGGTTAAAATTTGCTTGATTTCGAGCATATTCTTGCAAGTTAATTCACTCTCGGCGGCTCCAAGTCTAGCGCTTAGTGTCCAGGATGCAAACGGGCAGTCCTATGTATTATCTCAATTCTCCGGAGAGCTGATTTATATCGATTTTTGGGCGTCTTGGTGTGGACCATGTCGAAAGTCTTTCCCTTGGATGAATGAAATGCACCATAAATATGCAGATCAAGGGCTTAAGATCATTGCCATCAATTTAGACAATGATATGTCACTCGCCCGCCAGTTTCTCGGGCAGATCTCCGCCGATTTCACTATCGCCTATGATCCGGATATCCAGGTCGCAGGACAATTTAATATCTTGGGGATGCCCAGTAGTTACCTATTCGACAGACAAGGTAAATTAGTCGCTAAACACGTGGGTTTCTATTCGGAGCATAAGGCGGACTATGAAGCCGAGATTTTATACTATCTTAAGCAAGAACAAGCGGAAGTCCATAGCGAAGAAAAGTGA
- a CDS encoding DUF4198 domain-containing protein: MKKTLLVTASLTLISTMLSPFMSNQAQAHDRWILPSHFNVSADTGKGVWITSDVSASNQVFIYDKPFGSEDVQIVMPDGKLASPSSSYKGGRKSVFDYKLTQDGTYRFEKKTKPKYYSRYKVKGQDKPVRVAMDKQATRAVMPKEGYELQGAMYFSRVESYVTLNKPNYMAYQVNNEYLELQPVTHPANIIENEVTEINFLFHGKPVEGVTVSVVKSGTLYRNKINAIELVSDKAGSISFTPPSAGLYLLHASLEQVNTDTRLADKSVNEIFLTFEAGLE, encoded by the coding sequence ATGAAAAAAACACTGTTAGTTACCGCAAGCCTTACTTTAATAAGCACTATGTTGAGTCCCTTTATGAGTAACCAGGCTCAGGCTCATGACCGTTGGATATTACCTAGTCACTTCAATGTCTCAGCCGATACAGGGAAAGGTGTGTGGATCACTTCTGATGTTTCTGCCAGTAACCAAGTGTTTATCTATGATAAGCCCTTTGGCAGTGAAGATGTTCAGATTGTGATGCCCGATGGCAAGCTAGCTTCTCCCTCTTCAAGTTATAAAGGCGGTCGTAAGTCAGTATTTGATTACAAGCTGACACAAGATGGCACTTATCGTTTCGAGAAAAAAACCAAACCCAAATATTACTCCCGTTACAAGGTGAAGGGCCAAGATAAGCCTGTGCGCGTTGCAATGGATAAACAGGCTACTAGGGCTGTGATGCCAAAAGAAGGATATGAGTTACAAGGTGCTATGTACTTTTCTCGTGTCGAGTCTTATGTGACCCTCAATAAACCTAACTATATGGCTTATCAGGTTAACAATGAATACCTTGAGTTACAGCCTGTGACACACCCGGCAAACATCATTGAAAATGAAGTCACTGAGATAAACTTCCTTTTCCATGGTAAGCCCGTAGAGGGCGTGACCGTTTCTGTGGTCAAATCCGGTACCTTGTATCGCAATAAGATCAATGCCATTGAGCTTGTATCGGATAAAGCGGGTTCGATCAGCTTTACTCCGCCAAGTGCGGGACTTTACTTACTTCACGCGAGTCTCGAACAGGTAAATACTGATACTCGTTTAGCCGATAAATCTGTTAACGAAATTTTCCTGACCTTCGAGGCAGGGTTAGAATAA